Proteins from a single region of Mycobacteriales bacterium:
- the rplB gene encoding 50S ribosomal protein L2, which produces MGVRKYKPTTPGRRGSSVADFVEITRTEPEKSLVRPLHSKGGRNVHGRVTVRHQGGGHKRAYRVIDFRRHDKDGVPAKVAHIEYDPNRTARIALLHYADGEKRYIIAPSKLSQGDRIESGPSADIKPGNNLPLRNIPVGTVVHAIELRPGGGAKIARSAGASVQLVAKDGGMAQLRMPSGEIRNVDARCRATIGEVGNAEQSNINWGKAGRMRWKGKRPTVRGVAMNPIDHPHGGGEGKTSGGRHPVSPWGKPEGRTRQANKESDRMIVRRRKATKRR; this is translated from the coding sequence ATGGGCGTTCGCAAGTACAAGCCCACTACGCCGGGTCGGCGCGGTTCGTCCGTTGCGGACTTCGTCGAGATCACGCGCACCGAGCCCGAGAAGTCGCTGGTCCGCCCGCTGCACAGCAAGGGCGGCCGCAACGTCCACGGCCGGGTGACGGTTCGCCACCAGGGCGGCGGTCACAAGCGCGCCTACCGGGTCATCGACTTCCGTCGCCACGACAAGGACGGCGTCCCGGCCAAGGTCGCGCACATCGAGTACGACCCGAACCGCACCGCTCGCATCGCGCTGCTGCACTACGCCGACGGTGAGAAGCGCTACATCATCGCGCCGTCGAAGCTGTCGCAGGGCGACCGCATCGAGTCGGGTCCCTCCGCTGACATCAAGCCGGGCAACAACCTGCCGCTGCGCAACATCCCGGTCGGCACCGTCGTCCACGCGATCGAGCTGCGGCCCGGTGGCGGCGCGAAGATCGCCCGCTCGGCCGGTGCGAGCGTCCAGCTCGTCGCCAAGGACGGCGGCATGGCGCAGCTGCGGATGCCCTCCGGCGAGATCCGCAACGTCGACGCCCGGTGCCGGGCGACGATCGGCGAGGTCGGCAACGCCGAGCAGTCGAACATCAACTGGGGCAAGGCCGGCCGCATGCGCTGGAAGGGCAAGCGCCCGACCGTCCGCGGCGTCGCCATGAACCCGATCGACCACCCGCACGGCGGTGGCGAGGGCAAGACCTCCGGCGGCCGTCACCCGGTCAGCCCGTGGGGTAAGCCCGAGGGCCGTACCCGTCAGGCGAACAAGGAAAGCGACCGCATGATCGT
- the rplW gene encoding 50S ribosomal protein L23, which yields MSRIADPRDILRGPVISEKSYGLLDDGKYTFLVREDANKTQIRIAVEQVFNVRVTSVNTLNRPGKRKRIRNGFATRNSTKRAIVALAPGDRIDLFGGPV from the coding sequence ATGAGCCGCATCGCAGATCCGCGCGACATCCTGCGCGGGCCGGTCATCTCCGAGAAGAGCTACGGCCTGCTCGACGACGGCAAGTACACGTTCCTGGTCCGCGAGGACGCGAACAAGACCCAGATCCGCATCGCGGTGGAGCAGGTGTTCAACGTTCGCGTCACGTCGGTCAACACGCTGAACCGCCCGGGCAAGCGCAAGCGGATCCGCAACGGGTTCGCGACGCGCAACTCGACCAAGCGCGCGATCGTCGCGCTCGCGCCGGGCGACCGCATCGATCTGTTCGGAGGGCCGGTCTGA
- the rplD gene encoding 50S ribosomal protein L4, whose amino-acid sequence MATVDVKSPTGSVTGSVELPDAVFDVQVNIPLVHQVVVAQLAAARQGTHDTKTRGEVRGGGRKPYRQKGTGRARQGSTRAPQFAGGGTVHGPTPRSYAQRTPKKMKAAALRSALSDRARAGKLHVVSGLVDGDTPSTKAAASALAAIASSRHVLVVVAREDTLTWKSLRNVPSVHLLAPDQLNTYDVLVSDDLVFTEGALQAFLAGGKTEQASQEAEASA is encoded by the coding sequence ATGGCCACCGTCGATGTGAAGTCGCCGACCGGGTCGGTCACCGGCTCCGTCGAGCTGCCCGACGCGGTGTTCGACGTACAGGTCAACATCCCGCTCGTGCACCAGGTCGTCGTCGCGCAGCTCGCCGCGGCGCGGCAGGGCACCCACGACACGAAGACGCGCGGCGAGGTCCGTGGCGGTGGCCGCAAGCCCTACCGCCAGAAGGGCACTGGTCGCGCCCGTCAGGGTTCGACCCGCGCGCCGCAGTTCGCCGGTGGTGGCACCGTCCACGGTCCGACGCCGCGGTCGTACGCCCAGCGCACGCCCAAGAAGATGAAGGCGGCGGCGCTGCGTTCGGCGCTGTCGGACCGGGCGCGCGCCGGCAAGCTGCACGTCGTCTCCGGCCTGGTCGACGGCGACACCCCGTCGACCAAGGCGGCCGCGAGCGCGCTGGCTGCGATCGCGTCGAGCCGCCACGTGCTGGTGGTCGTCGCGCGCGAGGACACCCTGACCTGGAAGAGCCTGCGCAACGTGCCGTCGGTGCACCTGCTCGCTCCCGACCAGCTCAACACCTACGACGTGCTGGTCTCCGACGACCTGGTCTTCACCGAGGGCGCGCTCCAGGCGTTCCTGGCAGGCGGGAAGACGGAGCAGGCTTCACAGGAAGCGGAGGCAAGCGCATGA